Part of the Siniperca chuatsi isolate FFG_IHB_CAS linkage group LG6, ASM2008510v1, whole genome shotgun sequence genome, tatatctAAAAGCCATATTAATCTCTTCGGACCCTCCCCTTGACTGCTATACCCTCCACTCCCTGTCTCAACTCTATTTACAGTATGGCAAACGTAACAAAATGGTGGAAATATAGCTCTATTTTGCAATGAATACCTTCTAAATAaacagttattacagacactGAATGAGTGAACCGGACACAGGCTCCAACTCTGTGGCTCTGGGCTTGAGCACCgcaatatttttaatatactaAAATAACTACATATTAGATCAGATGATGTTGTAGCCTGATATGAAATCAGATATCTGGCTGTCCGTCagaaattaaaatcaattaCATGATGCCGAGCTGCCTGCCCATTCCTGTTGGAGACGCTTCATCCAGACAGCTGTTCCAAAGGAGAACAGGCCTACACTTAAATATCAAAATGCACGCTCACGCTGTCTGTGCTCGCTGACGTGCATGAGCGTGAGGAAGCTGTGTGCAGCAAGTGTTCGTACTCTGCTGAACTGTGTACGCTCTTTTACGCACAGCTGAGTTGGCTTTTACGCACGGTGACATTGACACTCCGGCTTCAACAGATATACAGATAAATATGAATTTGATGAGATGATAATGTAGCCCGATATGTCATCAGATATCTGAATGTCATAAACCAGTTACATGATGATCTCATAGCCAGGCTTGTTGAAGACTTGAAGTTAAATAGGGCGCAGTTCCTGAATATATTAAGAGGTAATATTGATGATGCGTTTGTCATAACGCGATGCACCAGTGTCTCTTTGTCCAACTGACAGGCGCAAATTAGAAGTAGCACAAGAGAGACAGAACCACAGTCTGAATCAGCGGGAACCCTGCTGGTCAGCGGGACCGGCGGGTGGCCAGCAATTTTCCGCTTCGGATCCCAGATTCAGCACCTTGGCTGATTATTATGACGCAGTAAGCACACAGCTTTCCAGCAATTTGAAATCAGCTAATTTGTCTTAACTTGCATCACGGTGCTGATTCCCCCACAGCGTCATCAGATATGGGACGCTTCCAAATTACGCAAAGCCATTCACCaaatttgaatatatattttgaaataatctGAGCAATCCTGCCCCCTGCAGGTGAGGCTCTGCTGTGCTTAGTCTATGCCAGGGTCCCCCAGCTGTGGCTTCTGAGGGGCTTGAACACCTAATACTTTGCCCCACCCCCAGATTCCAAATAGTCCCACCATCCCACCATCTTTGTCACAATTCTTTACACACTTCAATTTAAGggttatcaaaaatgtttgttcatgatatgtgtttatgttaaaaaagaaaaatatatattggctgatatacCATTATCAGACAGTGATATCAGTATCTGGCTCAAAAATCGAGTGTCTGTCGGGATATAACAGATACATGCCCGTTTTCCAGTTATGATGAATAGTTCCTGACTATTGGGCTAAAAGTTGATGTAAAAATTCCTTAGTTGACCAAGACCCTAATAACCTAATAATCAACTGACTGTTGACTTGCTGTATATTTAAAGTGGGCTAAGTATAATTTGACATCATTGCTGAACTTTTCTTTCAGAGGACTGTAAATTAGGCCTGCAGGAGGGTACCTGAATCCAGCCGAATGTAAGTCACTGTATTTGGACCTGCACTACTAGTTAAACTAGTTTAAACTAATATACTTGCAATTAGTTAAACTAATATTTCTCCCATCTCTGTGTCATTTTGCCTTTGCCTTTTAAAACAAgaacatgtgtttgtttaatattcAGTTCTGTTGGGTAGCGAAATTCATTcgacattattttattatttgcattgcaagaatgtgtttttttctaacCATAGATGACTGAATCCTCAGTCTGACTTCTTGTTTAAACATCTCGCGCAGGAACAGAGCGGCTGCAAAGCATCTAATTGAGCGCTACTTTCGGCAGTTAACTGAAGGCTGTGGAAATGGCGACTGCACGAATGAGTTTTGCGCATCATGCTGTGATTTTCGACCTTTGGATAGAAATTCAGCAGCTGCCAAAGCGCTTGAGCTGTTTAAAAATAATGCCAAACTCTGCAATCCTCACCCCTCCAAGAAAGAATCATCTGACACCCCACATTCAGACTCCAGTGCCAACGAAAACATTAATCTGGACAGTAAGATGAGCGATACGGACCTCTGTCCCACCAAGGAGGACTTCTCAGGTACTGTAAAACTGACTAAGACTCTTATGGGCACTGACTTTGAATCACTTCGCTGTGTTAATTAAATTTtccttttactgttttggtctAGATGTTCATTATCTCACAGAGAACACTGTATGTATGATCCTGAGTTTCTGCGAGGAGGAAGGAGACTACTCCGCTCTCATCCGCGTCATCGGCAGGATTTTCTCCAATGCAGATGCCCTGATGAAGAGTTTCAGGAAGGATGAACCCAATGCTACTGAAAACCTTGACTCTTTTAAACCAACAGATGTGGACAAGCATGAAGAGCAGAGTGAGCAAACCTTAGAGAAGACGGGTGCTTCCTCTGCAGCTGCTTTACCAGACGAGGGTCCTAATGAAGCGTTCGACCCTTGTGAGGTTACAGTGGACATCGGCGCCGTGAGGAGAGTCTATGACAGACTTCTAAACATCGACCAGGTAGAGGCAGCTCTTGTAAATGCACTCATTTACCTCACTCCAAATATGGAACTTGACCTGGAATACCTTGATGTGTATGAAACAAACCCAGATTACCTGAACATCTTCATCATCGTGCTGGAGAACAGTAACCTTCACAGCCCCGAGTACCTGGAAGTGGCATTGCCGCAGTTCTGCAAAGCGATGAGCAAGCTGCCGGTGACTGCGCTCGCCAGGCTGTCAAAGCTCTGGTCCATGTACGGTCTCCCACACACCCGCCGTATGATGGAGACCTTCCAGCAGCTTATCACTTTCACAGTCGTCAGCAATGAATATGACAGTGAAAATCTGGTAAATGATGACACGACTGTGGTGGCTGCGACCCAGTGTTTAAAAGTTGTCTTCTACGCAAGTATCCTCGGTGGTGATGTTAATGTGGAGCACAACgacgaggaagaggaagacTTGGAGTCCGATGAGCTCAGCCTACATGAGCTGCTGGGTGAGGAGCGGCTCTATAAGAAGGGTCCCCGGGTCGATCCTCTGGAGAAAGAACTGGGTGTCAGACCTATAGATAGCATAAGACCCCTCATCCCCTTTGAGGATTTTATTAACGAGTCAGTGAACGAAGTGGTGGAGATGGACAAGGATTTCACCTTCTTCAAGGTCAACGCTGAAACCAAGTTTTCTTTCCAGACCTGCCCCTTCATCCTCAATGTCATCACCAAGAACCAAGGGCTGTACTACGATAACAGGATCAGGATGTACAGCGAGCGACGCCTCACGGCCCTCTACAGCATGGCCCAGGGCCAGCAGCCCAACCCCTATCTCAAGCTCAAAGTACGCAGAGATCACATCATCGACGACGCCCTCGTCAGAGTGAGTTACAGCATGATATATTACTGTTGCATGTGCATGGGATGTCAAATTGAGGGTCAGTCCTGCTGTGTTTGTCAATGAATTCAATCCTCCCCTGTGTTGCAGCTGGAGATGATCTCCATGGAGAATCCGTCTGACCTGAAGAAGCAGCTGTTTGTTGAGTTTGAGGGGGAGCAAGGAGTAGACGAGGGAGGGGTTTCAAAGGAGTTCTTCCAGTTGGTCTTGGAAGAAATTTTCAATCCTGACATAGGTGAAATCACaattttacagtgtttacatTTGCTTCCCATGTGtccctgttttatatcatatcaACAGAATAGcgcaacattttgggaaatacacttacttGCTCTCTTgccaagagtgagatgagaggatcgataccactctcatagctgtacaataaatatgaagctacagtcaggagACCGTTAACTTAGCATTGGGAATGGAAACGGGGaaatctgtctctgtccaaaggtaaaaaaaatctgcctaccaacacctctaaagattacaaattaacacgttatatcctgtttttttaattcatacaaacaccaaagtataaaaattaaaagttgTCTCAgcttgttgcctggcaacctcacggttAAGGCAAAACTATAagacatttgttttgtacagattaaaccaaCAAgatattagtgagctttagagatacTGACTCTGttacctttggaaagagccaagctgtttcttcctgtttccagtctttgtgctaaactaagctaatgactgtagcatcatatttattgtacagacatgagattggtatcaatcttttcatctaactctcggcaagaaagcaaataagagtatttcacaaaatgtttaattatttctataagtatttaatttttccttatgtgtgtttctctctctgtgtttgacTTTCTGAACAGGAATGTTCACCTACGACGACGACACAAAACTTTTTTGGTTTAATTCATCCTCACTGGAGAATGAAGCGCAGTACACTCTCGTTGGACTCGTCCTGGGGCTTGCCATTTACAACAACTGCATCTTGGACGTACATTTCCCTATGGTTGTCTACAGGAAACTCATGGGCAAGAAAGGGACCTACTTGGACCTGTCAGACTCACATGCAGTACAGTAACTTTCTCCAAAGTTAATATACAGTGAAAGACAATACATCAGTTCTGTAtttccaaatatgttttggaaaCAGCTTCAATTGCTGAAGATGATGTTTCATTGTAATGTTAAGAGTTGCTGGAAAGAAACCACAAACATAAAGCTAAATCTTTTTTTACTGTAGGATTAGTCTTTTTAGATGTAACAAAATGTAGCACTCTTCAACACCTTGGGAAACCTGCTTATTCGCTtccttgccgagagttagatgagactgATACCACTGCTGGTAGTTGGATTTAGTTACTTTCGgatggagccaggctagctttttccccccgtttccagtctgtatgctaagctaagctaactgtcatgtggctgtagcttcatactttACGGAcggacatgagagtggtatcgatcttttcaACTAACTCTTGAAAAGAAATCATGCaggcatatttctcaaaatccggaactatttctttaacagCCGATGTTTCTTCTTGTCTTCTTGCAGGTTCTCTACCAGAGTCTGAAGGAGTTGCTTGAATATACCGGCAATGTAGAGGAAGACATGATGCTCACCTTCCAGATATCACACACTGACCTTTTTGGAAACCCGGTCTTATATGACTTAAAAGAGCAGGGAGACCAGATCCCTGTTACTAAGGAGAATAGACAGGTGAAATGTCTGAAATCCTCAGTTTAAGAGCTGCAGTAACTCTATCATGGTAGTGGAAGGGCAGTGGTTGTTTCTGACATGTCTTCAGATAGTGTCTAGCTACATTATTATCAATAACTGATGTATATTTCTTGTTCCTCTTTTGATTTGAATGTACATTTCACAAGCACAGCAATAGGAACTCAGTGTATATGAAATATGCTGAAAATTATGCAATTCAACTGCCTTTTCCATGACAGTACAATCTGTAGGTCGTCTTTCCTCTGTTGAGAGAAAGTGTATAGAAACATCACTTAAAATACACAGAAGACACCGACTCACTGTTGGTCAAAGATTCACATTCATTTTACTGCAGTTatgaaagaaagtaaataattGCTTTGCTGTACatttaacatgtgtttttactttttccatCTGTAATTCACAGGAGTTTGTGGACCTCTATGCTGACTACATACTGAACAAGAGCGTGGAGAGACAATTCAAAGCCTTCAAAAAAGGTTTTCTAATTGTCACAAACGAATCCCCACTGAAATATTTGTTTAGACCTGAAGAAGTAGAGCTGCTTATCTGCGGAAGCAGGGTGAGAAAGCACAccttaaattagatttttgttactttattgtAGCCAGTGTTTTATGACTTACAGAACAATCTCTTGGGATTTCACAGAAACTTGACTTTGAAGCACTtgaaaagacaacagaatacgATGGAGGTTATAGCAAAGACAGTCAAATTATCAAGTAAGATTTACCTTTTTTCCACATTAAGACATGTTTTAATCAGTCACGGTCAcactccattcattcatttcattgcTGTTTAATAGGTGGTATATTTTCTGCACACAGAGATTTCTGGGAAACGATTCACTCCTTTGGAGAGGAGCAGAAGAGGTTGTTTCTTCAGTTTACCACCGGCACAGACAGAGCACCAGTTGGTGGGCTcggcaaattaaaaatgatcatCGCCAAGAATGGCTCTGACACAGACAGGTACAGAACGGTCAGCTTTTTGGAggttttatttcaatattttcaggCACAATAGATGATCAGGTAAAGAACTAGAGCcctggggttttttttagagAGGGCAGAAACAGGGCATTATTTCTGTAATTTATCATCAAACATGCCTAAAACATACCAGTAACTGACAGTTAGtctttgttattttgttcttgTGTCTGTCAAATGAGGAAAGATTCAAAACACTCTGTTGTTGCTCAGACCCACACGTTTAGCTTGTCTCAGTTCACATTTGCCCCATTTGTGGCGCCACTGCTCTTACTTTTCATCCCTTTTTTCAGGCTACCAACCTCTCACACCTGCTTTAATGCGCTGCTGCTCCCAGAATACTCCTCCaaggaaaaactgaaagaaagacTCCTCAAGGCCATCACTTATGCCAAAGGATTTGGGATGCTGTGACAGATCCACAAAGAAAGTTTTCTGActgcattttaataaaaaagggagtatcacaaaaatacagaggGAAGTGACATGAAACAAAATGCTGCAATAACCCCGTGCCTAACCAACCTCTACCAGTCATACTCCACTGTCGGCCTTTCACTCTGAGGCCTAACTTCCTTTGAGAGTTActttcatatacagtacatttggtTTCCCAAAGAGTTTAACATGGCACttaaatgatttcttttttcttgtgtgttttgtttctgggCAAACGTGAACAATATTTGatttgtgaaactgtgaaagtgCACTTATACACTGGATTTTAGTGAATgccacatatatacagtatatttattgaCTTAGTCTGacttttctcatgtttttcacTTCCTCATGGTGTAGCAGTATTCAGTCCTCAGGCTCTATTCCCACAACTGAGTGGACTGAGGATAATGGTGCTCCTCGGTTACAATTGTCATTGTAGTGTGTTGAGGTGAAGCTTTTTATATTACTGCTAACCCAAATAGCCTCACTGACAAGCTTATATTTGAACTTTTTCCTGTCAGTATGAGAACAAACTCACATTAACCTAACGGttattttaaagtatttctgtgTTGTGCCTCTTGTATTACATATAAAATGAATACTGTGTTTTGTGAAACAGTGAACCTGACCAGATAGTGTGGTTTCGATAGCTTGCAGGGTTTCACAATATATTTACTGGCTGGTCAGGTTCAGACTTTCACATCCTAAAAGAAGTGTTTCTCTTCTTTCGGTTTGTTTCTATTAAGTGTTTTTCGATTGCACACTTGTAAGTGCAGTTGCCAAATGTGCAATGCCCCTATAAGGAAAAGAGTcacatgaaatgttttatttggccAAATATCTCAGGTACATAAAGAATGTGCAGATAATGTGAAACTCTTATGTAAATTAACTATTATGCAAAgtaaataaaggtgaaaaaatCTATCAAATTTGTCATTAATATGCATTAAAGGAATTTCCACTAACAACATATGATATAGataacttaaagctgctatagtcaatattgttatattaataataggtcacatgactatgtgtaatgtgaaaggggtctaGCATAGGGAGAAACCCCAAGAGAATTACCACTCTTCAGTTTCTCTGAGCTCTACGTAGCTTTATAGCATCTTTgaactcattttgtttttacagtctgcaacttttctgttttggtttagtctcGCTGTTCTTATGGTGTAGTTTTTGGCCGCAGCTggcaactgttttcagcaaaaagctctaaaaatctactttacacttattgctcagcaccaaacaccagacagaccaagttagcaactagctagtgaacatagtggagcatttacaTGTAGaggctgaagagccagatatttttctcaggagtagATTTTGACCAAAAAGTTtaaaagagagtaaatattggtTTTACATTCattaggtggccagaaacacgactccaaatgagtgctaatgttgctctgtatcttctggatgtgtaaataagaaactgtttgctaacaagttcactaTACACTATCAACTTAAAAGACACaagatgtcagtgttgtgagcttgtttctgctgcattCAACTGGCCAAACAAtctgttaatgcaggtttaaaggcCCAGAAAAACTTTTTCTCTCAACGTCTTTCAATCAGGTTCTAACTATGACTAATGATTTCCTATATGAACACAAAAGTCTCGAtagaacagttttggtgatttcacatgagagattactgtattacatttttcttctctgtgcCCTTCTCGATTGTTTGAAATGGGGGGTGGGGCTCAGTTTGAAAAAGGTACCTCTATGCAcgaatcaggatttagcaacatttgaatcaaaatttGATGGGTTGTTtgtcaatcaaatcaaacccaatccacacagtcctgatgaaggaCGACAATCAAAATATGTATTGTAGAATTcacagtgctgcagaaattGTTAAAACTTTCTCTCTCACCTACAAAAGGACAAtctagacatacagtatatgttatatgaacattttaatgtttattcacattttacaaCTGATAGTGCATGCTGATAATAACTTATAAACAGAACTGCATTTGGgtttattttgtacattcacatacagtatcaaATGGATATTACAGTCATTATTCTGTATGAACTGTCGTTCATACTTTACAGATAGATCAACGTATTTTCTGGGGGAAATGTCAATACtgatcaggaaaaaaaaacattcctcaTTATTCTAAGGCTATGAAAAGCCATTTTTTTGCATACACATGTGCTTCTGATCAACATACTCAAGTAGTTTCATGACAACATGAAATTGGCTGTCAATCATagcatacacacaaaaatatgtatttgctGTATACACTGTACACAATTTGACACATTATGATGATAATAAACAGAGATGTATAAATAGATATAAACATGGGCCTTTAAAAAGTGTCACTCTCCATTTCCTGTAAAGTTCTCAGGTATCTCACATTACTgcacttttttgtctttgtcgGCCACCACTTCTGACAGGTCCTCTGGTTGTATGGATTTCACTTTGGCCTCCATCTGAGTGACCCTCTGCTTCATCCTCGTCTGGCTAGACATTAACTCCGCCATCAGCTTGGCGAACTTGGTCTGCATGATGTCCAGGTTGCTCTGCAGTTTGATGATCTTCTCTTCTATGTCTTTGGGGTCGGCGCCGGCGTTGGCGACCGCCTCATCAATCAGGTTGTCTTTCATCAGGATGGCTTTCCCCTTCTCCTCCAGAGCTTTTTTGGCGTCTGGATACTCAGTGAGAGCTTCCACCAAGTCATCTTTGGACAGGGCAAAGAGATCAGAGTAGCCTACGCTTCTGATGTTGGCTGTTCTCCTGTTGCCTGCTTTACTGCCCTTAATACCCAAGATACTGATTTCCCCAAAGTATGCGCCATCACTGAGCACTACAAACTGAGTGACTCCATCATCGGCCACCACAGCTAGCTTCCCTTCCTTGATAATGTACATCTCCCTGCCAATATCCCCCTTCTTACAGATGTAATCTCCAGGACTGAACACTTGTGGCTGCAGCTTGAGCACCAATTCAATCAGCAGACCGGCTTCGCAATCCTGGAAAATACGCACTTTTTTCAGCGTATCCAAATGGACGTTGATGGCAATCTCAGCCTTGAGCTTGTCTGGGAGGTTCTTCAAAACTTCCTTCTCATCACAGGTCTTCTTCTCAGTCCACAGGTAGTCAAACCACTTGATGACCCTGGCTTCCAGGTCTTTGGTGACCTTTCGGAACTGCATGTACTGCTTTATGGAGTCGATCTTTGCCTGGAACTCAGCACGAGAGGCGTTCATGTTGGAGATCATGGCACCAACGTTACCGACAATACTAGCAAAGATCAGCACACCAGTGAGGAAATCGGCAATGACAAAGAGGTATTCAACATCCCTGACTGGTGGTGGGGTCTCTCCGATGGTGGTGAGGGTCAGTGTGGACCAATACAGGGAGTAGATGTACTTTCTGGCCAAGCGACCGTGCTCTGGGTGGCTGATATTGGGATATACCCACGTGTCAGATCCAAAACCAATGGTTTTCGAAATGGCAAAGAACATACAAGCATTCCAGTGGATAATAATGAGGATATAAAGTACGAGATTGCTGATGCGAAACATGTTCGGGAAGCTGGTTCTGGTTTCAGTCCGCTCAAAGAACTCAAAAAGCCTTGAGATTTTGCAAAGACGGTTGAATCTGAACTCTGGGTTGTTGAATCCAAATTTCAGAAATAGCAGATCAGTGGGTATCATTGAGATCATATCGTATTTGAACTGAGATGttgttctgtatttatttcttagTTTCTTGGAATCTTTTACCAGCAGGCCTTGTTCCAGGTAACCTGAGGGAAAACACGAAATTAGGAGCCAAATCTAAAAGTACAATAGACTCAAATTGGTGTACATGTGTAAATTCTGTcttgaaacattttcaagaaTCCGACCTGTTCTTGATCTGACAAATGTGTCCGCATAGTAGATGAAGTCTGAGCTGTAGTCCAAGACTATCCAGAGGTTTGTATATGTGTCCTGGAGTTCGTTAAAACAGGCTCTAGAAGACAAGgagaatacattttatattttgtgcgCGTCCCACTGAGTGAGTAAGTTTTAAAGCATGTTAAATGGACAATACCTTGTTACAATCATCATCAGGTTATAAAATACTGGGCCTGCGATGACGGTCAGCCATTTGTAGTACTGGTCTGTGGCTGGATCCATAATCCAGATTTCTTTCCTAAAAACAACTCAACATTATTTGATGTTGTTGCAcgatttttaaattttttatatacagtaagtatgaaa contains:
- the ube3a gene encoding ubiquitin-protein ligase E3A isoform X2 — protein: MNRAAAKHLIERYFRQLTEGCGNGDCTNEFCASCCDFRPLDRNSAAAKALELFKNNAKLCNPHPSKKESSDTPHSDSSANENINLDSKMSDTDLCPTKEDFSDVHYLTENTVCMILSFCEEEGDYSALIRVIGRIFSNADALMKSFRKDEPNATENLDSFKPTDVDKHEEQSEQTLEKTGASSAAALPDEGPNEAFDPCEVTVDIGAVRRVYDRLLNIDQVEAALVNALIYLTPNMELDLEYLDVYETNPDYLNIFIIVLENSNLHSPEYLEVALPQFCKAMSKLPVTALARLSKLWSMYGLPHTRRMMETFQQLITFTVVSNEYDSENLVNDDTTVVAATQCLKVVFYASILGGDVNVEHNDEEEEDLESDELSLHELLGEERLYKKGPRVDPLEKELGVRPIDSIRPLIPFEDFINESVNEVVEMDKDFTFFKVNAETKFSFQTCPFILNVITKNQGLYYDNRIRMYSERRLTALYSMAQGQQPNPYLKLKVRRDHIIDDALVRLEMISMENPSDLKKQLFVEFEGEQGVDEGGVSKEFFQLVLEEIFNPDIGMFTYDDDTKLFWFNSSSLENEAQYTLVGLVLGLAIYNNCILDVHFPMVVYRKLMGKKGTYLDLSDSHAVLYQSLKELLEYTGNVEEDMMLTFQISHTDLFGNPVLYDLKEQGDQIPVTKENRQEFVDLYADYILNKSVERQFKAFKKGFLIVTNESPLKYLFRPEEVELLICGSRKLDFEALEKTTEYDGGYSKDSQIIKWYIFCTQRFLGNDSLLWRGAEEVVSSVYHRHRQSTSWWARQIKNDHRQEWL
- the ube3a gene encoding ubiquitin-protein ligase E3A isoform X1 codes for the protein MNRAAAKHLIERYFRQLTEGCGNGDCTNEFCASCCDFRPLDRNSAAAKALELFKNNAKLCNPHPSKKESSDTPHSDSSANENINLDSKMSDTDLCPTKEDFSDVHYLTENTVCMILSFCEEEGDYSALIRVIGRIFSNADALMKSFRKDEPNATENLDSFKPTDVDKHEEQSEQTLEKTGASSAAALPDEGPNEAFDPCEVTVDIGAVRRVYDRLLNIDQVEAALVNALIYLTPNMELDLEYLDVYETNPDYLNIFIIVLENSNLHSPEYLEVALPQFCKAMSKLPVTALARLSKLWSMYGLPHTRRMMETFQQLITFTVVSNEYDSENLVNDDTTVVAATQCLKVVFYASILGGDVNVEHNDEEEEDLESDELSLHELLGEERLYKKGPRVDPLEKELGVRPIDSIRPLIPFEDFINESVNEVVEMDKDFTFFKVNAETKFSFQTCPFILNVITKNQGLYYDNRIRMYSERRLTALYSMAQGQQPNPYLKLKVRRDHIIDDALVRLEMISMENPSDLKKQLFVEFEGEQGVDEGGVSKEFFQLVLEEIFNPDIGMFTYDDDTKLFWFNSSSLENEAQYTLVGLVLGLAIYNNCILDVHFPMVVYRKLMGKKGTYLDLSDSHAVLYQSLKELLEYTGNVEEDMMLTFQISHTDLFGNPVLYDLKEQGDQIPVTKENRQEFVDLYADYILNKSVERQFKAFKKGFLIVTNESPLKYLFRPEEVELLICGSRKLDFEALEKTTEYDGGYSKDSQIIKDFWETIHSFGEEQKRLFLQFTTGTDRAPVGGLGKLKMIIAKNGSDTDRLPTSHTCFNALLLPEYSSKEKLKERLLKAITYAKGFGML